From Demequina capsici:
TGCTTCCCACGCGCGGGAACGAAGCGTCAGGGAGGTGTGCATGTCCGGGTTCGCCGTCGTTGATCTGGAGACGACAGGCTTCGCCTACAACTCGCGCGACCGCATCTGCGAGGTCGCGGTGGTGCTGGATCGGCGGATCTCGGCGGCCGAGCGGGTGGCGCTGTCGTCGTTGGCAGGGGCGCTCGGGCTTGGGGCAGGCGATGTGGCGCGGCTGAACCGCCGCTACCTGCTGGGTGTGGTGGACGCGGTGTGCGCGGACCACGTGCTAACAGCCGACGACCGGGCCGCGATCATCCAGCTCGCCGGGCTGCTCGATCTCGAGGAGCTGGAGGTCGAGGCGTTGCTGACCTCGGCTGAGGGACGGGTGTCCTCGGTGGCTGGCGACGTGGAACTGCGGCCCGGGGATCGCATCGTGCTGACCGGGATGTCGATGGACCGGAAGCGGGAGCTCACGGTCTTGGCTGAGGCGCGCGGGCTCGTGGTGTGGCCGAACGTGACCAAGCGTGTGCGCGCGGTGGTGGCGCAGGACCCCGCTTCCCAGTCGGGGAAGGCGCGAAAGGCGCGGGAGTACGGGATTCCAGTGGTAGACGACGCAGTGCTCGCCCTGTAGGTGTCGCGCACGCCGCAACTCCACGACGCACCCACCACCTTGCATATATGTCAGATCTGACCTATAAAGGGTCTTAATGCTTCATTTTTGACATGTAAGGATCTGCGATGGCGACAAGAACCTCGAGCGTGGCTCCGTTGCCGGTACGGCGCGCTCTGACTCAGATGGGCGAGGACCTCGCGACCTGGCGCAGGCTCCGCCACTTGACGGTCGCCGAGGTCGCGGACCGGGCGGGCGTCGGCACCTCCACGGTCATTCGACTTGAACGGGGCGAGGGTGCGTCGTTGGCGAACACGCTCGCGGTGGCGCGTGCGCTCGGTGTGCTCGACCTCATCGCAGGGTCCGTGGACCCGTATGAGACGGATCTTGGCCGAGCACGGGCCGATGAGACCCTTCCCCGCCGCGTGCGTCGGAAGGCGGCACCATGACCGATCCGATCGAGGTATGGACGGACGAGGGGACGCCGACGCGCGTCGGATCGCTCTACGCTCACCGTCGCCGCGGCACGGAGAGCGCCTCCTTCTCCTATGACGGCACCTATCTCGCGCAACCTGCCGCGTGTGCGTGGGGGCCACAGCTGCCGCTCTCGGCCGCACCACATCACACGCCCGCCGGTCAGAAGCTCTTCGGCGCGTTCGCAGATGGGGCACCCGACCGTTGGGGCCGCACGCTGCTGGTCCGCCAAGAGGCTCGGCTCGCCCGCGAGGAGCGGCGTCAGCCGCGTTCGCTCGGCGAGACGGATTTCCTATTGGGCGTGCGGGACGACCTGCGCCAGGGCTCCCTCAGGTATCGACTCGACGACGGCCCCTTCCTCGCCACCGACGTCGACGGCGTGCCGCTGCTCACCGATCTGCCCGCGCTGCTCAACCTCGCCCACCAGGCTGAACGCGACGCCGTGACTCTGCCAGACCTCAATCGCCTCGTGCTCGCGGGCGGCTCCCTGGGCGGCGCACGCCCCAAAGCGCATGTGATCCAAGCCGACGGGCGGCTCGCGATCGCGAAGTTCCCCTCAGCCGATCGCGACACGTGGGACGTGATGGCGTGGGAACGTGTGGCCTCGCTCCTCGCCTCCACAGCAGGCATCGACGTGCCGGACTCGGCACTGCTGGAGGTCGCTGGCCGCAGCGTCCTCGTGACGTCGCGATTCGACCGGGTGGGCACCGGGATGGACGCACGACGCGTGGGCTACGTGTCCGCGATGACGATGCTGGAGGCGGACGACGGCGACGTCGCCTCGTATCTGGATATCGCAGCCGTCGTCGAAGAGATCTCGGACCGGGCCTCCGCCGATCTGGAGCAGCTGTGGCGGAGGCTGCTGTTCTCGGTGGCGATCGGCAACACCGACGATCACCTGCGCAACCATGGCTTCCTGCACCAGGCTGGTCGCGACGTGTGGCGGCTCAGCCCTGCGTTCGACATGAACCCCGACCCAACACCAGGCCCGAAGCATCACGCCACCTCCATCGACGGGTCGGACTCCCCCGCGACCGTCGCGTCGGCGATGGCGGTGGCACGAGACTTCCGGCTGCGGGCCGACGAGGCAGAACGGATCGGCGGCGAGGTGCTGAGCGCTGTGGGACGGTGGCGTGAGAGTGCGCGCTCGGTGGGGCTTTCCGCGCGGGCGATCGAGGCGATGGCGCCAGCGTTCGACGCGTTGGAGACCTGACCCTTGAGAGGTGGCAAGCCACGAGTGCGACGGGAAGCCGGGCATCGGCCCCTCGCACCCCGAC
This genomic window contains:
- a CDS encoding helix-turn-helix transcriptional regulator; the protein is MATRTSSVAPLPVRRALTQMGEDLATWRRLRHLTVAEVADRAGVGTSTVIRLERGEGASLANTLAVARALGVLDLIAGSVDPYETDLGRARADETLPRRVRRKAAP
- a CDS encoding type II toxin-antitoxin system HipA family toxin, with the protein product MTDPIEVWTDEGTPTRVGSLYAHRRRGTESASFSYDGTYLAQPAACAWGPQLPLSAAPHHTPAGQKLFGAFADGAPDRWGRTLLVRQEARLAREERRQPRSLGETDFLLGVRDDLRQGSLRYRLDDGPFLATDVDGVPLLTDLPALLNLAHQAERDAVTLPDLNRLVLAGGSLGGARPKAHVIQADGRLAIAKFPSADRDTWDVMAWERVASLLASTAGIDVPDSALLEVAGRSVLVTSRFDRVGTGMDARRVGYVSAMTMLEADDGDVASYLDIAAVVEEISDRASADLEQLWRRLLFSVAIGNTDDHLRNHGFLHQAGRDVWRLSPAFDMNPDPTPGPKHHATSIDGSDSPATVASAMAVARDFRLRADEAERIGGEVLSAVGRWRESARSVGLSARAIEAMAPAFDALET